GTTCTGGAGGAGACAGAGATGCCCATTTTGGGGATATGTGGAGGTTGTCAATTATTGAGTATTGCCCGTGGAGGTGCTCTGGTTCAGGATGTTTCCCGGGACTGGCAATTGAGAAATGGTCCGCCTTTACCTCACAGTGAGAGACAACGGGAAGAAGAGGGTTCAGATGAATATCGCCATGATGTTCATGTTGCTCCAGAGAGTTTGCTGGCAGAGATTGTGAGGACAAAGGATAAGGGACTGATTTCTGTTAATTCTTTTCACCACCAGGCAATTGATCCAACGCGATCTGGTAGGGATCTCAGAATTTGTGCATGGAGTGAAGATGGTGTTGTCGAAGCGGTGGATGCTCTACCTGGAACATCCCTTGCAAGAAATGGGCGCTTTATTCTTGGGGTGCAATGGCATCCGGAGAGGATGCTAAATGATCCACTCCAGCGTCTTATATTTGCCTCATTTGTGAAGGCTGCGGAAGCCTTTTCCAAAAGGTAATGATGGTCCATTACCTCTGTAAATCCTTTAAAGTTTACGCAAGCCGACGGATGTTTCTCATGGCTGTTCTGGGTTTTTCATCGGGATTACCTCTCTCTTTAACAGGATCAACTCTTTCCGCGTGGCTCGTATCTAAGAATGTTGATGTAAAGACTATTGGTATTTTTGCTCTGGTCGGACTTCCCTACGCCTTTAAATTTTTCTGGTCACCCTTTTTGGATCGCTTTGCTCTACCATTCCTCGGGAGAAGACGGGGATGGATGTTTACCACACAGGTTGGCCTCATGGTTTTCATTGCCTCAATGGGATTGTGGGACCCTTCACACGAGCTGAGAATGATTGCCTTCTTTGCACTGGCTATTTCTTTTCTTAGTGCAAGTCAGGATATAGTGCTGGATGCTTACAGAACAGAAATTTTGGAAAAAGAGGAACGGGGAGCAGGTGCGGGTATTTGGATTCTCGGTTATCGTACGGCCATACTTGTAAGTGGAGCCTTTGCACTTGTGCTTTCTGATTTTGTTAACTGGACTGCCGTTTTTTTTATCTTAGGGCTTTTTATGATGGTGGGTATCTTAGCCACAATTGCGAGTTCTGAACCTGTATTCTTGAATGATGGTTCTAGGGAATGTGTTTCAGCACCGCTTACAGTGAAGGAAGCAGTCATAATGCCGTTTATAGATTTCCTCAGGAGACCAGGGGCTTTCGAGGTGCTTTTGTTTCTCGTGATTTACAAGATAGGCGATGTGGCGGCAGCGCAAATGACAACCCCCTTTATTCTCCATCATATCGGTTTCAGTCGAGCGGAAATGGGGGTAATATTTAAGGGATTGGGGATGGGTGCAACTATCGCGGGAAGTATTACCGGAGGAGCACTTATGACCCGCTGGTCGCTGAAAAAGTCCCTTTTCATCTTTGGAGTTCTCCAGGGGGTTAGTACGCTGGGTTTTCTCATTCTGGAGGTTACAGGCCGGAATGTATGGGCACTAGGTTTGGTTATCGCCCTGGAGAATATCTCTGGAGGAATGGGAACGACGGCTTACATCGCTCTGCTCATGTCGCTTTGCAATGTACGATATACAGCCACGCAGTATGCCCTTTTGAGTAGTGTTATGTCTTTGGGTCGGTATTTAACCGGTGCCCCGACGGGTTACATTGTAGATTATATGGGGTGGGTGGCTTTTTTTGTTGTCTGTACCCTTGCATCCGTACCTGCTCTAATTTTGTTATCCCGTTATGAACGCTGGAATGTGAATGTTTCTAGAAATGTTTGAAATTTCTACAATGCTGATTGACAGTTTGGAAGATTTTCCCTATGTTTTCTAAAATTCGGAAGGAGGGATATTTATGAGGCATCGAGAGCCGGGTCAGATTACGGAACATCTTTGGTATCTCGGACGTGAAGAAGCAGGTGTTTACGTTCTTGAAGGAACAAAAGGGAGTGTTATTATCAACGGCGGTGTGAGTTATATTTTGCCTGACGTGCTGGGGCAGATAGAGAAATTTGGTATCGATATTGACAAGATAAACAAGATGCTTATCCTGCACTCCCATTTTGATCATGTGGGGATTGTTCCGTATTTTAAGCGCACATACCCTCATATAGATATTTACGCTTCTGAACAGGCGTGGAAAGTCTTGAAGATGCCCAAGGCTATAAACATCATTAACGAGTTCGGAATGCTGTTGGCAAGACAGATGGGGAGGGAGGAGGAGTTGAGAGCTTATGATTGGGAGTGGCGTGATGATGTGTCCGGAGCTACTGTGGGAGAGAGGGATAGAATCGAACTGGGTAACTTTACTTTAGAGATTATGCATACACCGGGGCACACTAACTGTTCCGTTACAGCTTATGAACCCAACATTAAAGCGCTCTTCGCCTCCGATGGAGGTGGTATACCGTTTCGTGATACAACTTTTCCTTCGGCGAATACTAATTTCGATGAGTATGCAGCGAGTCTGGAACGCCTTTTACCATTGAGGGTTGACTACCTCTGTGCGGATCACTACGGATATATAACAGGTGAGGAAGCCCAAAATTTCATCGCATTTACGCTAAGTGAAACGAAGAAGCTAAGAACCTATATGGAGGATGTTTTGAAACAAACAGGTGGAGATCTGGAAAGAGCAACGCGATTGGTTGCGGATGATTTCTATGAGAAAATGCCAGGATACTTCATAACGGGTGAGATTCTGGAGGGTGTTTTCAAGCAGATGCTTAAATATCTCTCCAAGAATCTCGCGCAATGAGACAGTAGAGTGGATTCACGCTGTTTCCGGGAGGAATTTTGGGGGAAGTTGTGGGGCCCCCGCAAGACCGTGGCCGGGGAGAACTACCAATGTGGATGTTCCGTGGGAGATGATCTTTCCTCTCTCATCGAATATGGTGGCTTCTGTGAGGCCAATCGTTTTTCCCATTTTTATGCAGCGACCTCTTACGGTTAACATACCAGATTTGAATGGAGCAAGGTAGTTAACTTTTAGGTCGGTAGTTGTAATACCTACATCTTCGTCAAGTTGACAGTAAGCCGACCAGAAGGCGGCCGTATCGATAACCGAAGCGCATAAACCTCCATGAACGAAACCGAATGCTTGCAGGTGTTTTTCCATGACGTTTAACGTAACTACCGAATAGCCTAAACCCATGTCTCGCAGTTCCATTGAGAGAAGCTTGAAGTATGGGCTCGAATTAACGTACTTACAGACTGCCTCCACATGCGCCGGATTTAGTTTTCTCTCCATTTTGTTCCCTCCTTTTCCCCAAAGAAGCTTAATCGTACTTATAACTCAAGTCTGATCCTACTGCAATAATTGAACACCCTTTTTAAATGACCACAAGTGACGAGTTATTTGAACTTGCCATTTCTATGCTGTTCTGTTAATGGAATTGACATGCGAGTTGTAAAAGAAGAAAAAATGGGGTGCGGGTTTTGCAAAGCTCATGAAGCCATCATTTACTGTGATGGTTGTGAAATTCCTCTCTGTGAAAAATGCCGCGATTTTGATCTTTGGGCGTACGGTTGCGGCCATGTAAACACGAAAGTTTTCTGTCCCGTCTGCAAAAACAGTGTACGTGTGAACCCGTACGGTGCCTGGTATAGGGAGGGTTAAAGATGGCAGAGGTATGCAGTGTATGCGGGTCTGTGAATATTTTCGCCCGCTGTGCCGATTGCCGCAAGCCTCTTTGTGAACGATGTGCCCGGTTCGAACTACTAGCAGAAGGTTGTGGAACAGTGGTACCGGTGTATTTCTGTCCCACGTGTGTTGTGGATCCACTCGTTAATCCCAACGCTATTTTCTGGGAAATGAAGGCGCGAAACTAGTCAAAGTGATAACTCCCCTGTCTCGTAGGGCGGCGACTCCTGGATTGCTGGGAAAGTGGAAAAGTCTTTTGCATTATCTCTCATTCTTACAACTCATAGGACAATCATAAAATCGGGGTTTTGTCCGGCTGAATTTTATACGAGTTAATATTGCCTCCTCGTATATTTTTTCCGACTGTTTCTTTGAAGATACATGAAGTTAAGTCCAAAAAAGAGATGCTTTTCCCCTTTCTTTATGGTACTCATAGTTCAAAAAAGAGGAGTTCTCTCATGAGCCAGGAAGAGAAGCCTTTAAACCAGATTAAGATGGATGCTAATAACCTTTACCGGGAGGAAGTGATCACAGATCTAAAGGTAGGTAATATTCGCCAGTTTGTCCCCGTGAAGGCTAATGGTGAGATTGATAAGAAGCGGAAGACGCTATATTTTGGGCAAACACAGGTAATAACTCCTCACGGACCTCTACCCATTCAGTTCCCCATTGATGCGAAGAACCTTCAACAGGCGATCGAAAAGTTTCCTGAAACCATGAGCATATTTATTGAGAGAATGGTGGCTGAGGCAAGAGAGAGACAGAGAGAGGAGCAACATCGGATAATAGTTCCACGATAAAGGGGACCTGCGGATTTTTTGAGGATGGTTATTGCGTCTTAGGCGTCTCGCACACAGCGTTGCGTAATGCCTCCCAGAGACTACCCGGTTTTATAAGTTGCCAGGGAGCGCCGGGATTTCTTTTTTCAAGGAGAACGTTACCCTTTTTGTCAAAGTAAACTATTTTCAGGTGTCGTATCCGATCTCCGCTACAATTGATCTCTTTCTGAAGTTCTATATGGGAAAGATCCTCTACGGATTTTTGAGCCTTTACGAAATCTTTTTTCAGATTTTTACGCAAAAGATTGTTCTTGGCAGGTTTTATACGTGACCAAACGTTTAGAGTTCCACCTCTGATGGGTTTTGTTCTTGTCATGTCTACGTATAGTGCATCTCTAAAGCGGGTAAATCCGATGAACCGCCATTTACCTTCTTCTGCTTTGACTGTGGAGACTATCCAGATTATAAAAAATGTTGTTGTAAAGAGGAAAAATTTTTTTCGCATTTACACTTCGCTTTACAGGGCTCTCTTGCATTTATAGTGCATTTCTAGTAGAAACGCTACTGGAATTGTCAGGGGTATGTTTAAATGACTAAGATTTTGATCGTCTTTTCCTCCCAAACGGGTAATACCGAACTTATGGCGAGAGCTGTTGCGGAGGGGGCTCTGGCGATCGAAGGGACGGAGGTAATTTTGAAAAGAGCCCAGGATGCATCTCTCGAGGATTTGCTGGAGGCAGATGGTTTAGCAATTGGGTCGCCGGAGAATTTCGGTTATATGGCAGGCTTGGTGAAGGATTTTTTTGATCGCACTTTCTATCCAGCCCAGGGAAAGGTATTTCGTAAGCCTTTTGTGGTTTTTATCAGTGCAGGAAATGACGGTACAGGGGCTCTAAAGTCTATTGAGAGAATTGCGCTTGGCTATAAATTCCGGTCCGTTTATGCCCCTGTTATTGCCCGGGGAGCAATTACTGAAGAAATCCTTGAGCGTTGCCGCGAATTGGGCAGCGTATTGGCGGCAGGGTGTCGGGAGGGTATTTTTTAGATACCCACAGAGATGTCTATACCTTTTTTTCTGAGTAACGAGATATAAGCTTCGAGACAGACGTTTTCCACATTTTGAAGTTTGATTATTGCTTCATTGAAATCTATGCGACCTGCGGTGAAAACGCCATGACCCAGAGCAATTGCGGCGCCTGCTCGGGCAACGGCGGGGGGAACGCTTTGATTGAGCCCTAGAGGTCCACCACCGGTATTTCCTGAAACTACGGGAATGTCCCCCAATGACCTGTGTTGCGGGCACTTTATGTGACAATTCTCCCTATAAGCACAGAGGGATTTTTCGGGGCAGTTTAGAGACATGACTACTGCGAAAAGGGGATGGGCGTGACATACAGCTTTATGTGTTGTATTTATCATAATACCCCGATGTGTGGGGTACTCAGTTGAAGCTTCGGGGGGTTGAGTTTCCCATTCCAGAGGAACTTGTGTTATTTGACCGGTTAATTCGCTTAATGGAGCTCCTCTTTTCGAGATATAGAGTGTGTTGCCCAGTCTGTAAGAGATGTTTCCAAAATTTGCATCCACCAAACCGGTAGTTACCATGTATAAACCAGCTTCTGCCATTGCTGCCTTGATCTTTTCCTCATGATAGAAGGGACCGTTCATAAGTTTTACTTCTTGGTTGATTTCCCTTCTATGAGACCAGAGCAAACTTTCTAGGTTGTTTTTAACTTTCTCCCCGTTTTGTTCTTGTATCCCTTTGCTTACAATATCGGTGAAGAATTTAACCGAACAGGAGAAGCAAAGGGCACATAGAAGGGTATAAGCAAAGTCTAGATTGTTTCTGGTGGTTATTATGACACTTCCGTTACGGACAATGACTACTCTCCCTTTTGCCAGGGCCTCGAGCAGAGTTTCTACTTCCGGAGTATTGCAGATTAAGATTTCCTTGATTAACACAACTGATTCGTAGTCCTCAGGTTTAATGGCTTTCCCATTGGATGTGTAAACAAGGTAATCTATTATACACTTGAAAGGCTCAATGGGATGGGCCCATATAATTGCTTTTTTCTTGAGTTTTTTTATCAACGTTTCTACGATTTTCTTTTCATTATTTCCCTTTCCTAGAATTTGAACTGAATCACTCTCTTCTATGCCTATGATCAACGAATCTTTTTCAAATAATCCCTTTTTATGTATTTTTTCTGCGTATTTTTCGACGGCGTACGATGTCATAAATTAACCTGCATGTGGTAAAATTATGACCTTCATCGATTCTCCCCCCTGAGAGACGAGTTGGAATCCTCTGGCGATTTCTTTGAGGGGTAGACAGTGGGTGATGAGTTCCTTTACCCTGACCCTTCCATAGCGGATCATCTCGATGGCTTCAATGGCATCCAGGGGGGCATTTCCATAAGAGGACAACAGTTTGATCTCCTGGCGCCAGAGCTCACTGAGGGGCAATGACAGACATTGATCAGGGGGAGTGGTGGCAAAGCAGAGTACGGTGCCTCCACGGTCTACACATTTAATTGCTTGTTCGAAGGCGTTAAGGACACCGGCACATACTATTACTACGTCAGCAAGACGACCATCGTTGTTTTCCCTTACCCAAAAGGGTAAATCCGTGTAAGCATCAGTTACTGCATGGGCACCCATATGCGCGGCAAATGAGCGGCGGAACGGATGGACGTCTGTAGCGAGTATTTTTCCCGCCCCTAAAGCTTTGGCAAGTAAAATGTGGAGAATACCGGCGACACCGCATCCCAGTACCAGAACCGACTGTCCAGGTTTCAAGGTGGCATTTCTCTGTCCCCTTATGGCACAGGCGAGTGGTTCAATGAAGACCCCTTCTTCAAAGGTTATCTCTTCGGGGAGGGGGAAAACACCGCGATCCACATTTAGGGGTGGGATCCTGATGAATTCTGCGAACCCACCTGGATCGTAGTTTGTTGTGTGAAGAGTTTCACACGCTGTGTGATGTCCCCGCAGACAGTAGTAGCAGGTGTTACACGGGATATGGTGGGAAACAAATACCCGTTGACCCACAAAGTATTTTTTAACCTGATCACCGACGGCGGCTATGATTCCCGAGATTTCGTGACCGAGAACGAGCGGTGCTTTTTTGATCCTGTACCATTCCATTACATCGCTGCCACATATACCGCTGGCCATAACTTTCACGAGAATTTCGTTCGGTCCAATGTTTGGTGTGGGTCTTTCCTCAATGCGGATATCGTTGTTATTGTAATATACGGCTACTTTCATGAGATTCTCATTTTGAAACCCTTTTTTTACGTTTATTCTTTTCCTCCATTTCCTTAAGTTCATTGTATATCTGGAATGCCTGTTTTGGTGTAGCATTTTCGTGAACAATAGCTCTTAAGGATCTCATCATTGCAACTGGATGGGGGTTTTGCCAGACGTTTCTCCCTAGGTTGAGACCGACAGCACCTTTTTTGATCCCATCGTAAACGAACTCCATAACTTCAAGTTCGGTTTCACATTTAGGTCCTCCCGCCATAACCACGGGCACAGGGCAACCTTCTACGACCTTTTCAAACTCCGGACACCAGTAGGTTTTCACAACCCTTGCACCTAATTCTGCGGCAATACGAGAAGCGAGGGCAAGGTAACGGGCGTCTCTTTTCTCCAGTTCCTTCCCCACAGCGGTGACTGCCATTACAGGGATACCATAATCCTCGCATTTATTAACCATTTCCGCCAGATTGATCAGGGTTTGGCGCTCGTAACTGCTTCCTATGAAGATAGAAACTCCCACTGCTGTGGCATTCAAACGGATTATTTCTTCGATGGATGTGGTTAGAGCTTCATTGGCGAGATCTTCTCCCACTATGCTTGTGCCTCCAGAAACGCGTAGTATTATGGGCACGTTGCACTCCGGCGGCACTGCCGATCGTAGCACTCCCCGTGTTACGAAAAGGGCGTCGCAGTATTGTAGTAGGGGTTTAATTGTTTCACCTGGTTTCTCGAGACAGGTTGTGGGGCCCTGAAAATATCCGTGGTCAATGGGTAAAAAGAAACAGCGACCATTAGGTTGTATAAGCCGTGACATCCTGTTTTTCATTCCCCAGTCCATTGTTTTCCCCCCTCTTGTTAGTTTTCTAGATTATTTACCAGTCTCTTATGCGAACGTAAAGCACTTATATATATAGATGATGCGGAAAATTTTAGAAAAAAGATGGGT
The Syntrophales bacterium genome window above contains:
- a CDS encoding gamma-glutamyl-gamma-aminobutyrate hydrolase family protein (Members of this family of hydrolases with an active site Cys residue belong to MEROPS family C26.), with the protein product MEERRPLIGLNMNLTPSDDDEEGELSVSFSYVKAVEGAGGIPLCLPVLESVRAIRLVVNLLDGFMFIGGNDYDPRHYGGRAQPPEELVDPRRDRFDVALMKYVLEETEMPILGICGGCQLLSIARGGALVQDVSRDWQLRNGPPLPHSERQREEEGSDEYRHDVHVAPESLLAEIVRTKDKGLISVNSFHHQAIDPTRSGRDLRICAWSEDGVVEAVDALPGTSLARNGRFILGVQWHPERMLNDPLQRLIFASFVKAAEAFSKR
- a CDS encoding MFS transporter, yielding MAVLGFSSGLPLSLTGSTLSAWLVSKNVDVKTIGIFALVGLPYAFKFFWSPFLDRFALPFLGRRRGWMFTTQVGLMVFIASMGLWDPSHELRMIAFFALAISFLSASQDIVLDAYRTEILEKEERGAGAGIWILGYRTAILVSGAFALVLSDFVNWTAVFFILGLFMMVGILATIASSEPVFLNDGSRECVSAPLTVKEAVIMPFIDFLRRPGAFEVLLFLVIYKIGDVAAAQMTTPFILHHIGFSRAEMGVIFKGLGMGATIAGSITGGALMTRWSLKKSLFIFGVLQGVSTLGFLILEVTGRNVWALGLVIALENISGGMGTTAYIALLMSLCNVRYTATQYALLSSVMSLGRYLTGAPTGYIVDYMGWVAFFVVCTLASVPALILLSRYERWNVNVSRNV
- a CDS encoding MBL fold metallo-hydrolase, with the protein product MRHREPGQITEHLWYLGREEAGVYVLEGTKGSVIINGGVSYILPDVLGQIEKFGIDIDKINKMLILHSHFDHVGIVPYFKRTYPHIDIYASEQAWKVLKMPKAINIINEFGMLLARQMGREEELRAYDWEWRDDVSGATVGERDRIELGNFTLEIMHTPGHTNCSVTAYEPNIKALFASDGGGIPFRDTTFPSANTNFDEYAASLERLLPLRVDYLCADHYGYITGEEAQNFIAFTLSETKKLRTYMEDVLKQTGGDLERATRLVADDFYEKMPGYFITGEILEGVFKQMLKYLSKNLAQ
- a CDS encoding PaaI family thioesterase, encoding MERKLNPAHVEAVCKYVNSSPYFKLLSMELRDMGLGYSVVTLNVMEKHLQAFGFVHGGLCASVIDTAAFWSAYCQLDEDVGITTTDLKVNYLAPFKSGMLTVRGRCIKMGKTIGLTEATIFDERGKIISHGTSTLVVLPGHGLAGAPQLPPKFLPETA
- a CDS encoding NAD(P)H-dependent oxidoreductase, which encodes MTKILIVFSSQTGNTELMARAVAEGALAIEGTEVILKRAQDASLEDLLEADGLAIGSPENFGYMAGLVKDFFDRTFYPAQGKVFRKPFVVFISAGNDGTGALKSIERIALGYKFRSVYAPVIARGAITEEILERCRELGSVLAAGCREGIF
- a CDS encoding class II aldolase/adducin family protein; the encoded protein is MTSYAVEKYAEKIHKKGLFEKDSLIIGIEESDSVQILGKGNNEKKIVETLIKKLKKKAIIWAHPIEPFKCIIDYLVYTSNGKAIKPEDYESVVLIKEILICNTPEVETLLEALAKGRVVIVRNGSVIITTRNNLDFAYTLLCALCFSCSVKFFTDIVSKGIQEQNGEKVKNNLESLLWSHRREINQEVKLMNGPFYHEEKIKAAMAEAGLYMVTTGLVDANFGNISYRLGNTLYISKRGAPLSELTGQITQVPLEWETQPPEASTEYPTHRGIMINTTHKAVCHAHPLFAVVMSLNCPEKSLCAYRENCHIKCPQHRSLGDIPVVSGNTGGGPLGLNQSVPPAVARAGAAIALGHGVFTAGRIDFNEAIIKLQNVENVCLEAYISLLRKKGIDISVGI
- a CDS encoding zinc-dependent dehydrogenase, producing the protein MKVAVYYNNNDIRIEERPTPNIGPNEILVKVMASGICGSDVMEWYRIKKAPLVLGHEISGIIAAVGDQVKKYFVGQRVFVSHHIPCNTCYYCLRGHHTACETLHTTNYDPGGFAEFIRIPPLNVDRGVFPLPEEITFEEGVFIEPLACAIRGQRNATLKPGQSVLVLGCGVAGILHILLAKALGAGKILATDVHPFRRSFAAHMGAHAVTDAYTDLPFWVRENNDGRLADVVIVCAGVLNAFEQAIKCVDRGGTVLCFATTPPDQCLSLPLSELWRQEIKLLSSYGNAPLDAIEAIEMIRYGRVRVKELITHCLPLKEIARGFQLVSQGGESMKVIILPHAG